The Actinocatenispora sera genome has a window encoding:
- a CDS encoding MCE family protein, with amino-acid sequence MDPRQPDGDLVGETRVTVWPAAKPWGSGGRAFLGLCFILLVAALLAVSVGAYRQVFTPAVTVTVVTDHTGLQLDRHADVKLRGVVVGQVRDIAADGRTARLTVALDPGSVPRIPANVSASMLPKTLFGQKYVSLTPPAHPAGTPIAAGAVVHQDRSASAVELERVLDRALPLLKAVPPEKVSATLTALAAALRGRGDQLGDTLVTLDRYLRTVNANMPAIRADVRKLAGVLDTYTGALPDLMAVLANLTVTASTVSEQRAALAEFWSETTGLADTATPFLQRHEGRLIQLGQVSRPLLDVLAEYSPEYPCLTAAAVKLQSNIEGAFDTGRLHITLEITRDSGKYLPGDEPVSGADIGPKCWGLPDHPPVPAPEAPIDDGYDRGAQHGGVVSGLPQIPIVQGKDVPPDSFGQGGGTGSVEMGYAGTAEERAVVNPLVAAATARNVTDLGDITDLLWGPLLRGATVDAR; translated from the coding sequence GTGGACCCGAGGCAACCGGACGGCGATCTGGTCGGCGAGACGCGGGTGACCGTGTGGCCGGCGGCGAAACCGTGGGGCTCGGGCGGCCGCGCGTTCCTCGGGCTGTGCTTCATCCTGCTGGTCGCCGCGCTGCTCGCGGTGTCGGTCGGCGCGTACCGGCAGGTGTTCACCCCGGCCGTCACGGTCACCGTGGTGACCGACCACACCGGGCTGCAGCTGGACCGCCACGCGGACGTGAAGCTGCGCGGCGTGGTCGTCGGCCAGGTACGCGACATCGCGGCGGACGGGCGCACCGCCCGGCTCACCGTCGCGCTCGATCCCGGTTCGGTACCGCGGATCCCGGCCAACGTGTCGGCGTCGATGCTGCCCAAGACGCTGTTCGGGCAGAAGTACGTGTCGCTCACCCCGCCGGCGCACCCGGCCGGCACCCCGATCGCCGCCGGTGCGGTCGTACACCAGGACCGCTCCGCGTCCGCGGTGGAGCTGGAGCGGGTGCTCGATCGCGCGCTGCCGCTGCTCAAGGCGGTACCGCCGGAGAAGGTCTCGGCCACGCTGACCGCGCTGGCGGCGGCGCTGCGCGGGCGCGGCGACCAGCTCGGCGACACCCTGGTCACGCTGGACAGGTACCTCAGGACGGTGAACGCGAACATGCCGGCGATCCGCGCCGACGTGCGCAAGCTCGCCGGCGTGCTCGACACCTACACCGGTGCGCTGCCCGACCTGATGGCGGTGCTGGCGAACCTGACCGTGACCGCCTCGACCGTGTCCGAGCAGCGGGCCGCACTGGCCGAGTTCTGGTCCGAGACCACCGGGCTGGCCGACACGGCGACGCCGTTCCTGCAGCGGCACGAGGGCCGGCTGATCCAGCTCGGCCAGGTCAGCCGGCCGCTGCTGGACGTGCTCGCCGAGTACTCGCCGGAGTACCCGTGCCTGACCGCCGCGGCCGTCAAGCTGCAGAGCAACATCGAGGGCGCGTTCGACACCGGCCGGCTGCACATCACGCTGGAGATCACCCGCGACTCGGGCAAGTACCTGCCGGGCGACGAGCCGGTCTCCGGCGCCGACATCGGGCCGAAGTGCTGGGGGCTGCCCGACCACCCGCCGGTGCCGGCCCCGGAAGCGCCCATCGACGACGGGTACGACCGGGGCGCCCAGCACGGTGGCGTGGTGAGCGGGCTGCCGCAGATACCGATCGTGCAGGGCAAGGACGTGCCGCCGGACTCGTTCGGCCAGGGCGGCGGCACCGGCAGCGTCGAGATGGGCTACGCCGGTACCGCCGAGGAGCGTGCGGTGGTCAACCCGCTGGTCGCCGCGGCCACCGCCCGCAACGTCACCGACCTCGGCGACATCACCGACCTGCTGTGGGGGCCGCTGCTGCGCGGCGCCACCGTCGACGCCCGCTGA
- a CDS encoding AMP-dependent synthetase/ligase — protein MVAECSIPALAEPPSTGGLADSVYATAARSPQLVLFRRRTGTGWTDVTAAEFCTEVREVAAGLVAIGVRPGDRVALMSRNRYEWAVLDYAIASVAAVSVPIYPTSSAVQVAWILRDSGAACCLTETAEHTATVAAADRIAAEHTATVTAAEHTAAVVAAERTASADVADAGGATGACRDRSAAGHGSAATGGLPALAHRYELDSGGLEELRRRGAETDASTVDTRRASVAPGDPATIIYTSGTTGRPKGCVLSHANLMAEADNATALLYPVFRAVSKRPASTVLFLPLAHVFGRVIQVGCVRAEVCVGHSPSVKPSDLLPDLASFRPTFLLAVPYVFEKVFHTARATAEDIGRAASFDRAARIATAYGEAMERRVNSAGRGPGLRLRAAHALYDLLVYRRVRAALGGRVRYAISGGAMLGRRLALFFAGAGIVVYEGYGLTETTAAVTVNPPLAPRFGSVGRPLPGTTVRVDERGEVLVRGPQVFDRYWGGDAPVRADRFLATGDLGELDADGYLTITGRAKEILVTTGGKNVAPGPLEDAVRADPLVSQCLVVGDARPYVAALITLDPEAVQRFTERGGDVEAAVQRAVDRANETVSRAESIRRFRLLDEDFTEQNGLLTPSLKMRRDRIVAAYARQLDELYAARADSVGAQRQPANSGDDLRHT, from the coding sequence ATGGTGGCGGAGTGCAGCATCCCGGCGCTGGCCGAGCCGCCGAGCACGGGCGGCCTGGCCGACAGCGTGTACGCCACCGCCGCGCGCTCCCCGCAACTGGTGCTGTTTCGCCGCCGTACCGGCACCGGCTGGACCGACGTGACCGCCGCGGAGTTCTGCACCGAGGTACGGGAGGTCGCCGCCGGCCTGGTCGCGATCGGGGTACGGCCGGGTGACCGGGTCGCGCTGATGTCGCGCAACCGGTACGAATGGGCGGTGCTCGACTACGCGATCGCCTCGGTGGCGGCGGTCAGCGTGCCGATCTACCCGACCTCGTCGGCCGTCCAGGTCGCCTGGATCCTGCGCGACTCCGGCGCGGCCTGCTGCCTCACCGAGACCGCCGAGCACACCGCCACCGTCGCTGCCGCCGACCGCATCGCCGCCGAGCACACCGCCACCGTGACCGCCGCCGAGCACACCGCCGCGGTCGTCGCCGCCGAACGTACGGCCAGCGCCGATGTCGCCGATGCGGGCGGCGCGACGGGCGCCTGCCGCGACCGGAGCGCAGCGGGCCACGGTTCGGCGGCGACCGGCGGGCTGCCCGCACTGGCGCACCGGTACGAGCTGGACTCGGGCGGGCTGGAGGAGTTGCGCCGGCGCGGCGCCGAGACCGACGCATCCACTGTGGACACCCGACGGGCGTCGGTGGCCCCGGGCGATCCGGCGACGATCATCTACACCTCCGGCACCACCGGGCGGCCCAAGGGCTGCGTGCTCAGCCACGCGAACCTGATGGCGGAGGCGGACAACGCCACCGCGCTGCTGTACCCGGTGTTCCGGGCGGTGTCCAAGCGGCCGGCGAGCACCGTGCTGTTCCTGCCGCTGGCGCACGTGTTCGGCCGGGTGATCCAGGTCGGCTGCGTGCGGGCCGAGGTGTGCGTCGGCCACTCCCCCAGCGTGAAACCGTCCGACCTGCTGCCCGACCTGGCGTCGTTTCGGCCCACCTTCCTGCTGGCCGTGCCGTACGTGTTCGAGAAGGTGTTCCACACCGCCCGGGCCACCGCCGAGGACATCGGCCGGGCCGCCTCGTTCGATCGCGCCGCGCGCATCGCCACCGCGTACGGGGAGGCGATGGAGCGGCGGGTCAACTCCGCCGGGCGCGGGCCGGGGCTGCGGTTGCGGGCCGCGCACGCGCTCTACGACCTGCTGGTGTACCGGCGGGTGCGGGCGGCGCTGGGCGGGCGCGTGCGGTACGCGATCAGCGGTGGGGCGATGCTCGGCCGCCGCCTCGCGCTGTTCTTCGCCGGCGCCGGCATCGTCGTGTACGAGGGGTACGGGCTGACCGAGACGACCGCGGCGGTGACCGTCAACCCGCCCCTCGCGCCCCGGTTCGGCAGCGTCGGCCGGCCGCTGCCCGGTACCACCGTGCGCGTCGACGAGCGCGGCGAGGTGCTGGTGCGCGGCCCGCAGGTCTTCGACCGGTACTGGGGTGGCGACGCACCGGTGCGCGCCGACCGCTTCCTCGCCACCGGTGACCTCGGCGAGCTGGACGCCGACGGGTACCTGACGATCACCGGGCGGGCCAAGGAGATCCTCGTCACCACCGGCGGCAAGAACGTCGCGCCGGGTCCGCTGGAGGACGCGGTGCGGGCCGATCCGCTGGTCAGCCAGTGCCTGGTGGTCGGTGACGCCCGGCCGTACGTGGCGGCGCTGATCACCCTGGATCCCGAGGCGGTGCAACGGTTCACCGAGCGCGGCGGCGACGTCGAGGCGGCGGTGCAGCGGGCGGTCGACCGCGCCAACGAGACGGTGTCGCGGGCCGAGTCGATCCGCCGGTTCCGATTACTCGACGAGGACTTCACCGAGCAGAACGGCCTGCTCACCCCGTCGCTGAAGATGCGCCGGGACCGTATCGTCGCCGCGTACGCGCGGCAGCTGGACGAACTGTATGCAGCACGAGCCGACTCCGTTGGCGCCCAACGGCAGCCGGCGAATTCAGGGGACGACCTCAGACACACCTAA
- a CDS encoding TetR/AcrR family transcriptional regulator, whose amino-acid sequence MMDAAVTVFARQGFHAASMDEVAERAGISKPMLYLYLGSKEDLFLACIRREADRVRTAIVSALDDEHGADLPPDRALWYGLSAFFAVVAQHRDAWRVLHQQAPAHGEPFAGEVAALRSAIVEFVAVLIERAVAERHPRGRRRPTADDLGALAHSLIGACEALADWSVTRPDEDPDVTAARLMNFAWLGLDNLLRGTHWPRPR is encoded by the coding sequence ATGATGGACGCGGCCGTGACCGTGTTCGCCCGGCAGGGCTTCCACGCCGCGTCGATGGACGAGGTGGCCGAGCGGGCCGGCATCTCCAAGCCGATGCTCTACCTCTACCTGGGCAGCAAGGAAGACCTGTTCCTCGCCTGCATCAGGCGCGAGGCCGACCGGGTACGCACGGCGATCGTCTCCGCCCTCGACGACGAGCACGGCGCCGACCTGCCACCCGACCGCGCCTTGTGGTACGGGCTGAGCGCGTTCTTCGCCGTCGTCGCGCAGCACCGGGACGCCTGGCGGGTGCTGCACCAGCAGGCGCCGGCGCACGGCGAACCGTTCGCCGGCGAGGTCGCCGCGCTGCGGTCGGCCATCGTCGAGTTCGTCGCGGTACTGATCGAGCGGGCGGTCGCCGAGCGCCACCCGCGCGGCCGGCGGCGCCCCACCGCGGACGATCTCGGCGCGCTGGCGCACAGCCTGATCGGCGCCTGCGAGGCACTCGCCGACTGGTCGGTCACCCGACCGGACGAGGATCCCGACGTCACCGCGGCCCGGTTGATGAACTTCGCCTGGCTCGGCCTGGACAACCTGCTCCGCGGCACCCACTGGCCGCGCCCGCGCTGA
- a CDS encoding TetR/AcrR family transcriptional regulator, protein MTAPRRTRLDPDARRAQLVELGVRALSRASLYDVNLDEIAAAAGISRSLLFHYFGSKRRFQLAVVQAAAAGLLQGTDPDPALPADRQLRASIEDSVDYVSSRRDLYLSLVRGAASGDSAMQAIFDRTRSALVDRIMGGIAELGGDPDDPLLPIAVRSWLAFTEEAIISWTPGGPVPRERLTEFLESSFYRAVLA, encoded by the coding sequence GTGACCGCGCCCCGCCGTACCCGGCTCGACCCGGACGCGCGCCGCGCCCAGCTGGTCGAGCTGGGCGTGCGAGCGCTGTCGAGGGCCAGCCTGTACGACGTCAACCTGGACGAGATCGCCGCCGCGGCGGGCATCTCCCGATCCCTGCTGTTCCACTACTTCGGCTCCAAGCGGCGCTTCCAGCTCGCCGTGGTGCAGGCCGCGGCCGCCGGGCTGCTGCAGGGCACCGACCCGGATCCGGCGCTGCCGGCGGACCGGCAACTGCGCGCCTCGATCGAGGACTCGGTCGACTACGTCTCGTCCCGCCGCGATCTGTACCTCTCCCTGGTTCGCGGCGCCGCGAGCGGCGACTCGGCGATGCAGGCGATCTTCGACCGCACCCGCAGCGCGCTGGTCGACCGGATCATGGGCGGTATCGCCGAGCTCGGCGGCGACCCCGACGATCCGTTGCTGCCGATCGCCGTCCGCTCCTGGCTGGCCTTCACCGAGGAGGCGATCATCTCCTGGACGCCGGGCGGCCCGGTACCGCGGGAGCGGCTCACCGAGTTCCTGGAGTCGTCGTTCTACCGCGCCGTGCTGGCCTGA
- a CDS encoding SDR family oxidoreductase, producing the protein MVDRYQRLTSAGPGRAIARRLGLPRPAVLPRRDPARPAAVPGPIVLAGPAGPHGPADSDSATTGDATGRPTPGPAGDVAGAAAGDVAGGAAGARAGGAGATGAGAGAGADESSGGRAGAGGGAAEGGGELADAVRAALAGTGVELVAAAEHPAALVYDASGLADATQLGGLREFLGPRVRSVCTGGRVLVLSRPPAEAPDVASHVARRALTGFVRSLGKEVGRGVTVSLLRVAAGGESSLDSTLRFLLSPRSAYVSGQVIDIGPASAGGADSAAPGERASRARSTGGVESAASVLGAESAGGAGRSGSAGGAGRSGSGVDDLERPLAGRTALVTGAAQGIGAAIAETLAADGATVVCLDVPAQGETLAAVANRVGGSSLHLDITAEGAPRELVEYLTQRYDGADIVVHNAGVLRDRTLAKMTEGEWDTVLSVNLLAPQRLTAALLDAPAALRPGARIVCLSSLNGIAGAAGQTNYAASKAGVIGLVEAYAPVLAQRGVTINAVAPGFIETRMTASMPLTVREVGRRANSLAQGGLPVDVAEAVSWLAAPGSGGITGQTVRVCGQSLLGA; encoded by the coding sequence ATGGTCGACCGATATCAGCGCCTCACCTCCGCCGGCCCCGGGCGGGCGATCGCCCGGCGCCTCGGCCTGCCCCGCCCCGCGGTGCTGCCCCGCCGCGACCCGGCGCGGCCGGCCGCGGTGCCCGGCCCGATCGTGCTCGCCGGCCCCGCCGGACCGCACGGCCCCGCCGACAGCGACTCCGCTACGACCGGCGACGCTACCGGCCGGCCCACGCCCGGCCCGGCCGGCGACGTTGCCGGCGCGGCGGCCGGCGACGTCGCCGGCGGCGCAGCCGGCGCCCGCGCGGGCGGGGCCGGGGCGACCGGGGCCGGGGCCGGGGCCGGGGCCGACGAGAGTAGCGGTGGCAGGGCGGGCGCCGGCGGCGGCGCGGCCGAAGGAGGGGGCGAGCTGGCGGACGCGGTGCGGGCGGCACTCGCCGGAACCGGCGTCGAGCTCGTCGCCGCCGCCGAACATCCCGCCGCCCTGGTGTACGACGCGTCCGGGCTGGCCGATGCGACCCAACTCGGCGGGCTCCGCGAGTTCCTCGGTCCGCGGGTGCGGTCGGTGTGCACCGGTGGCCGGGTGCTGGTGCTGTCCCGCCCGCCCGCCGAGGCGCCGGACGTCGCGTCGCACGTGGCGCGCCGGGCCCTGACCGGGTTCGTCCGGTCGCTGGGCAAGGAGGTCGGCCGCGGCGTCACCGTCTCGCTGCTGCGCGTCGCCGCCGGCGGCGAGTCGTCGCTGGACAGCACCCTGCGCTTCCTGCTGTCGCCGCGCTCCGCGTACGTCTCCGGCCAGGTCATCGACATCGGCCCGGCCTCGGCCGGCGGCGCCGACTCGGCCGCCCCGGGCGAGCGGGCGAGTCGGGCCCGGTCGACCGGCGGGGTCGAGTCGGCCGCCTCGGTCCTAGGTGCCGAGTCGGCCGGCGGTGCGGGTCGGTCCGGCTCGGCCGGCGGTGCCGGTCGGTCCGGCTCGGGTGTCGACGATCTCGAGCGGCCGCTGGCCGGGCGTACCGCGCTGGTCACGGGTGCCGCGCAGGGGATCGGGGCGGCGATCGCCGAGACGCTCGCGGCCGACGGCGCCACCGTGGTCTGCCTCGACGTACCGGCACAGGGGGAAACCCTGGCGGCGGTCGCCAACCGGGTGGGTGGCAGCTCGCTGCACCTGGACATCACCGCCGAGGGTGCGCCGCGCGAGCTCGTCGAGTACCTGACCCAGCGGTACGACGGGGCCGACATCGTGGTGCACAACGCCGGCGTGCTGCGGGACCGGACGCTGGCGAAGATGACCGAAGGGGAGTGGGACACCGTACTGTCGGTCAACCTGCTCGCGCCGCAGCGGCTCACCGCCGCGCTGCTCGACGCCCCGGCGGCGCTTCGGCCCGGTGCCCGGATCGTCTGCCTGTCCTCGCTCAACGGCATCGCCGGGGCGGCCGGCCAGACCAACTACGCTGCCAGCAAGGCCGGCGTGATCGGCCTGGTCGAGGCGTACGCGCCGGTACTCGCGCAGCGCGGCGTCACCATCAACGCGGTCGCGCCGGGATTCATCGAGACCCGGATGACCGCGAGCATGCCGCTGACCGTGCGGGAGGTGGGTCGGCGGGCCAACAGCCTCGCCCAGGGTGGCCTGCCGGTCGATGTCGCCGAGGCGGTCAGCTGGCTCGCCGCGCCGGGTTCGGGCGGCATCACCGGCCAGACCGTCCGGGTCTGCGGCCAGAGCCTGCTCGGCGCCTGA
- a CDS encoding SCP2 sterol-binding domain-containing protein — MVLDLSTVDFGGMTPEEFARMVKQASKGELEAAMRGPHRRAVLDEVFGRMSSRLRAERAGTLSAVIRWTITGEPADEYEQVIDSGTCTVGVPTGAAPRLSISTDPVSFLKLVSGNASGPALFMTRKLKLAGDLALGAGLTSYFDIPKA; from the coding sequence ATGGTCCTGGATCTGTCCACGGTGGACTTCGGCGGCATGACACCGGAGGAGTTCGCCCGGATGGTCAAGCAGGCGTCCAAGGGCGAGCTGGAGGCCGCGATGCGCGGGCCGCACCGGCGCGCGGTGCTCGACGAGGTGTTCGGCCGGATGTCCAGCCGGCTGCGCGCCGAGCGCGCCGGCACGCTGTCCGCGGTGATCCGGTGGACCATCACCGGCGAGCCGGCCGACGAGTACGAGCAGGTGATCGACAGCGGCACCTGCACCGTCGGCGTGCCCACCGGCGCCGCGCCGCGGCTGTCCATCAGCACCGACCCGGTCTCGTTCCTGAAGCTGGTGTCCGGCAACGCGTCCGGCCCGGCGCTGTTCATGACCCGCAAGCTCAAGCTGGCCGGCGACCTCGCCCTCGGTGCCGGCCTGACCAGCTACTTCGACATCCCGAAGGCCTGA
- a CDS encoding acyl-CoA dehydrogenase family protein: MFSMELTEEQRDLRDWVHGFAADVVRPAAAEWDEREETPWEIIREAAKIGLYGFETIAELWADPTGLSMPIANEELFWGDGGIGMSIFGTTLAVAGIFTAGTPDQLAEWVPDCFGDADDPKLAAYCVSEPEAGSDVGAMRTRARYDEASDEWVISGQKAWITNGGIANVHVVMASVDPELGSRGQAAFVVPPGTAGVVATRKIRKHGLHASHTADVFFDDVRVPGRCVLGGREKLDARLARAREAQGGRGHAAFGTFEMSRPTVGAQAIGIARAAYEYALDYAGTREQFGRPIVDNQAIAFTLADMRTEIDAARLLVWRAAWMGRNDKTFDAAQGSMSKLKAGDVAVWATERAIQILGGAGYSREHPVERMHRDAKIYQIFEGTAEIQRLVIARALTGRHLR, encoded by the coding sequence ATGTTCTCGATGGAACTGACCGAGGAACAGCGCGACCTGCGCGACTGGGTGCACGGCTTCGCCGCCGACGTGGTGCGGCCGGCCGCCGCCGAGTGGGACGAGCGCGAAGAGACCCCGTGGGAGATCATCCGCGAGGCGGCGAAGATCGGCCTGTACGGCTTCGAGACGATCGCCGAGCTGTGGGCCGACCCGACCGGGCTGTCCATGCCGATCGCCAACGAGGAGCTGTTCTGGGGCGACGGCGGCATCGGCATGTCCATCTTCGGTACCACCCTGGCGGTCGCCGGCATCTTCACCGCCGGCACCCCCGACCAGCTCGCCGAGTGGGTACCGGACTGCTTCGGTGACGCCGACGACCCGAAGCTCGCCGCGTACTGCGTCTCCGAGCCCGAGGCGGGCAGCGACGTCGGCGCCATGCGTACCCGGGCGCGCTACGACGAGGCGAGCGACGAGTGGGTGATCAGCGGCCAGAAGGCGTGGATCACCAACGGCGGCATCGCCAACGTGCACGTGGTGATGGCATCGGTCGACCCGGAGCTCGGCAGCCGCGGCCAGGCCGCCTTCGTGGTACCGCCGGGCACCGCCGGCGTGGTGGCCACCCGCAAGATCCGCAAGCACGGCCTGCACGCCTCGCACACCGCCGACGTCTTCTTCGACGACGTCCGGGTGCCGGGCCGCTGCGTGCTGGGCGGCCGGGAGAAGCTCGACGCCCGCCTGGCCCGGGCCCGCGAGGCGCAGGGTGGTCGCGGGCACGCGGCGTTCGGGACGTTCGAGATGAGCCGACCGACCGTCGGCGCCCAGGCGATCGGCATCGCCCGCGCCGCCTACGAGTACGCGCTGGACTACGCCGGCACCCGCGAGCAGTTCGGCCGGCCCATCGTCGACAACCAGGCGATCGCCTTCACCCTCGCGGACATGCGCACCGAGATCGACGCGGCCCGGCTGCTGGTGTGGCGCGCGGCCTGGATGGGGCGCAACGACAAGACGTTCGACGCCGCGCAGGGCTCGATGTCCAAGCTGAAGGCCGGTGACGTCGCGGTCTGGGCCACCGAACGCGCGATCCAGATCCTCGGCGGCGCCGGCTACAGCCGCGAACACCCGGTCGAACGCATGCACCGCGACGCCAAGATCTACCAGATCTTCGAAGGCACCGCCGAGATCCAACGCCTGGTCATCGCCCGCGCCCTCACCGGCCGCCACCTCCGCTGA
- a CDS encoding acetyl-CoA C-acetyltransferase — protein MKVGVLGGNRIPFAKANGHYATATNQDMLTAALDGLVARFGLAGERLDEVVGGAVLKHSRDFNLTREAVLGSRLDPATPAYDLQRACTTSLEAAVAVANKIELGQASAGIACGTDTTSNVPIELNDDLRAVLLAANRARGVLGKARALAGLRPGQVVPAVPRNAEPRTGLSMGEHAARTAQHWRIGRTEQDELAAASHRNLAAAYDAGLFDHEVTPYLGLRRDEILRPDASVATLARLRTVFGSDTMTAGNSTPLSDGAAAVLLASDDWAKAHRIPVLAHLVDAASGAVDFVHGADGLLTAPVYLVPKLLARNGLMLADIDLFEIHEAFAAQVLAALAAWRDPEFGIERLGLDGAFGELDRDRLNVAGSSLATGHPFAATGARIVATMARLLAERGARRGLISICAAGGQGVVALLERPAPARKRTSRRAAR, from the coding sequence GTGAAGGTCGGCGTGCTCGGCGGCAACCGCATCCCGTTCGCGAAGGCGAACGGGCACTATGCCACCGCCACCAACCAGGACATGCTCACCGCCGCGCTGGACGGGCTGGTGGCACGGTTCGGGCTGGCCGGCGAACGGTTGGACGAGGTGGTCGGCGGCGCGGTGCTCAAGCACAGCCGCGACTTCAACCTGACCCGGGAGGCGGTGCTCGGGTCCCGCCTGGACCCGGCGACCCCCGCGTACGACCTGCAACGGGCCTGCACGACGAGCCTGGAGGCGGCCGTCGCGGTGGCGAACAAGATCGAGCTGGGCCAGGCCTCGGCCGGCATCGCCTGCGGCACCGACACCACCTCGAACGTACCGATCGAGCTGAACGACGACCTGCGAGCGGTGCTGCTCGCCGCGAACCGCGCCCGCGGCGTGCTGGGCAAGGCGCGGGCACTGGCCGGGCTGCGGCCCGGCCAGGTCGTACCGGCGGTCCCGCGCAACGCCGAGCCGCGGACCGGGCTGTCGATGGGCGAGCACGCCGCGCGCACCGCGCAGCACTGGCGCATCGGCCGTACCGAGCAGGACGAGCTGGCGGCGGCGAGCCACCGCAACCTGGCCGCGGCGTACGACGCGGGGCTGTTCGACCACGAGGTGACGCCCTACCTCGGGTTGCGGCGAGACGAGATCCTGCGGCCGGACGCGAGCGTCGCGACGCTGGCGAGGCTGCGGACCGTGTTCGGCTCGGACACGATGACCGCCGGCAACTCCACGCCGCTCTCCGACGGCGCCGCCGCGGTGCTGCTCGCCTCCGACGACTGGGCGAAGGCGCACCGCATCCCGGTCCTGGCGCACCTGGTCGACGCGGCGAGCGGTGCGGTCGACTTCGTGCACGGCGCCGACGGGCTGCTCACCGCACCGGTGTATCTGGTACCGAAGCTGCTGGCACGCAACGGGTTGATGCTCGCCGACATCGACCTGTTCGAGATCCACGAGGCGTTCGCCGCGCAGGTGCTGGCCGCCCTCGCGGCCTGGCGCGACCCGGAGTTCGGCATCGAACGGCTCGGGCTCGACGGCGCGTTCGGCGAGCTGGACCGCGATCGGCTCAACGTGGCCGGATCCTCGCTCGCGACCGGCCACCCGTTCGCCGCGACCGGGGCCCGGATCGTCGCGACGATGGCCCGGTTGCTGGCCGAGCGCGGCGCGCGGCGCGGCCTGATCTCGATCTGCGCGGCCGGCGGCCAGGGCGTGGTGGCGCTGCTGGAACGGCCGGCACCGGCCCGCAAGCGCACGAGCCGGCGGGCCGCGCGCTAG
- a CDS encoding MaoC/PaaZ C-terminal domain-containing protein: MGVAASYLRGLLPRPAATTAPATVVRRDGVRIDAAHLLRYARVCGFTLTGPLPPSYPHLLGFAPALELMARRDFPFRLPGLVHTRQVLTWYRPVEVDEVLEVEVSAANLAAHHRGATIDVLTRVRAGADEVWLGRSTYLSRAVHLSSTVDSLEVPEVEPLPADTWWRLPAGLGRRYAAVSGDRNPIHLSALSARVFGFHGAIAHGMWSAARCLATLGGRLPERGEATVTFRRPVRLPGRVGFGARIGTAATFTLVDAADRLLLAGRVTPLG, translated from the coding sequence ATGGGCGTCGCCGCCTCGTACCTGCGCGGCCTGTTGCCTCGGCCGGCCGCCACGACCGCACCGGCCACGGTGGTACGCCGGGACGGCGTCCGGATCGATGCCGCGCATCTGCTGCGCTACGCGCGGGTGTGCGGCTTCACCCTGACCGGGCCGCTGCCGCCGAGCTACCCGCACCTGCTCGGCTTCGCGCCCGCGCTGGAGCTGATGGCCCGCCGCGACTTCCCGTTCCGGCTGCCCGGCCTGGTGCACACCCGCCAGGTGCTCACCTGGTACCGCCCGGTCGAGGTCGACGAGGTGCTCGAGGTCGAGGTGTCCGCGGCGAACCTGGCCGCCCACCACCGCGGCGCCACGATCGACGTGCTCACCCGGGTGCGCGCCGGCGCCGACGAGGTCTGGCTCGGCCGTTCGACCTATTTGAGCCGTGCCGTTCATCTTTCGTCCACAGTGGACAGCCTGGAGGTGCCGGAGGTCGAGCCGCTTCCGGCGGACACCTGGTGGCGGCTGCCGGCCGGGCTGGGTCGCCGGTACGCGGCGGTGTCGGGAGACCGCAACCCGATCCACCTGTCCGCGCTGAGCGCGCGGGTGTTCGGCTTCCATGGCGCGATCGCGCACGGGATGTGGTCGGCGGCGCGATGCCTGGCGACGCTGGGCGGCCGGCTGCCCGAGCGCGGCGAGGCCACCGTGACGTTCCGCCGGCCGGTACGGCTGCCCGGCCGGGTCGGGTTCGGCGCCCGGATCGGTACCGCCGCCACGTTCACGCTCGTCGACGCGGCCGACCGGCTGCTGCTCGCCGGGCGGGTCACCCCGCTGGGCTGA